The DNA region AGTCCAGGCCAGCGCGTCAGTATCGTTTTGCCCAACGGCCTGGAATTCCTGGTCGTGTTTTTGGCGGTGGCCCGGGCCGGCTTGGTCGCCGCCCCGCTTAACCCCGCCTACAAGCTCGACGAGCTGCTGTTTTTTATCGAAGACGCGCAGGCGCGCGCAATCGTCGGGCCGCGTAACAACAGCGCGCTGGTGGAGGCTGCGCAGCGGCTTGAGGTGCCACTGTGGCCGACTCGGATCGATCCCGCGGGCCAGGTCCAGATCGATGAACTCGGCGGCAAACGGCCGGTGGACCGCCCCGCGCCCAATCCCACCGACATGGTCTTGTTTCTGCACACCAGTGGCACCACCAGTCGGCCCAAGGGTGTGCCTTTGACCCATGCCAACGTGATGCGATCGATCAATAATATCGCGGCGCATTACGGCCTGAGCCCGGCCGATCGCAGCCTGGTGGTGATGCCGCTGTTTCACGTCCATGGGCTGATTGGCGCTACCTTCTCTAGTCTAGCCGCGGGTGGGGCGGTAATCGTACCGCCGCGCTTCAGCGCTCAGCAGTTCTGGAACCTGGCTCAAACCTACGAAGCCACCTGGTACTCGGCCGTGCCCACCATTCACCAGGTCCTTTTGCTACGCGCCGAAAGTGACGGCGCGCCAGCTCACAGCGGCTTCCGCTTCATCCGATCCTGCTCCTCTGCCCTGGCTGCCAGCACCTTGGCTCAATTGGAGGCGCGGTTCGCCGCTCCAGTGCTCGAAGCCTACGGGATGACGGAAGCTGCCCATCAGGTCGCCTCCAACCCGCTTCCGCCCGCGGTTCACAAACCCGGCACGGTTGGAGTGGGCGGACGGGTGGAAGTCGCGATTATGGACGAAGCCGGCAACCTTTTGCGCTCAGGTGAGGCGGGCGAGGTAGTAATCAAGGGAGCCAATGTAACCAGTGGTTACTGGAACAATCCAGAAGCCAACAGCACCGCTTTTACCAACGGATGGTTCCGCACCGGTGATCGCGGCACCATCGACCCACAGGGTTATGTAACTCTGATCGGTCGCATCAAGGAATTGATCAATCGTGGCGGCGAGAAAATCTCGCCCTTGGAGATCGATGCGGTTCTGCTCGAGCATCCCGCGGTGGCCGAAGCTGCATCTTTCGGTTCCCCCAGCGAACTTTATGGCGAGGAGGTGGCGGCAGCGGTGGTGCTCAAGGGCGAGGCGTCAGCCCAGGAGCTGCAAAACCATTGTCGCGGCCGCTTGGCCGAGTTCAAGGTTCCCAAGACGATATATATCGTCGAGGCCCTGCCCAAAGGGCCCACCGGCAAGGTCCAACGGCGGGAGATGGCGGCCTTCGTCAAACGCTAGCGGTGCTGGGAAAAGGGCGACGGCTTTTCTTGAGCAAAGCGAGCTTTGGCGATAGCGGGACGGGCTGTTGCCCGTCCGTAGAGTGCTTGAACCTGCGTTGAGCCCTAGCTTGATTGCACAGCGCTCAACCGCGCCGATTTTTGCCCGTAGCGTGCTAGAGTATGACTTATTGGACTTCCTGTCCGCCTGGCGGAATATCCTTGGGTTTGCGCACGTCGGCGTCGCTGATCAGGTACCAGATCTGCCCTGAATGCGGTCCGACGAGGACTCGCACCTGCGGTCCGCTGCCGGTCGCTTGAACCCGGGTCCCGGCGTCGAGGACCACCAGATGGCCCGCGGCGCCGAGCTTTTCCAGGCCCTGAGAGATTTGCATCACCGCGTTCTTATCGGCCGCTGGGGTTGCCAGCAAGGTCTGCCCTTCCTGGTATGAGGTATAGCTGTCGGCAGCCAAAGTGTCCTGAGGCAGATTAATTGGGCCGAAAATGTTGGGTTGTTGCTGCCCCGGTGTTTGCTGGGCGTGGGCCGCAGTGGCGCCGATCAAACCGATGAGCGAGCCGATAAGCAGCAATCGGCTCAGTGAAAAGGCTATTCGCATCGTAAATCTCCGCGTGTTCGGGACATCAAGACAACGCTCCTCGCTAAATTTATAAATTTAAGCGCAAAGTTGAAAGTGCTCGGGCTTTTCCTCAGCCGCGCCGCCTCAAAGGCGGCTTGCTGGTCAATTTCAACGACCCCTCACCAATCGATAGTAAGCCAGCGCCGGTTCCGACAATAATAAATAGTGTCGGTCTGAAGCCGCGCCCGCGTTTGCGCCGGCGGCTCCGCTCAAAATCAAAAATCGCGGGTTCGTATCTTGATTAGCAAGAACGAAGCGGGAAGCGAGTGGGTGGGCCTGTTGGTTGTGGCAGTGGCGCTGGCCCTCAACGCCTACGGACTGGCACCCGAAATTCGTATCGAGCGGGTTCCGGTCAACGACCTTGCTTTTCACATACCTGCCGCCCAGGATTTGGGCCGCGCCTTGATTCATCGAGAGCTGGAGCCCTGGACCTCGGAATGGTCGCTGGGGTTCCCGCTGTGGCGAGTCTATCAGCCCCTGCCTCATGTGCTGGCTGCGCTATGGATGGCGGCCGCCAACCCGTTTGCTTCTGCCTCTGCCTCCTTCGCTTGGCTTTACTACCTATTTTTGCTGGCGCTGCCCGCTACCACGTATGTGGGCGCGCGATGGTTTGGGCTGGAGCCGTTGGCGGCGGGTTTGGCCGCCTTGTTGATTTATGCGCCCAGCGAGCCCAACCAGTGGAATCGCTACGGGATCACTTACGGTGCATACGTTTGGCGGGGCTCGGGATTGTATACGCAACTGGTAGCCTTCAATTTGATGCTTCCGGCCTTGGGCTGCACTCGAATGGCGCTAGATTGGGGAGGGCGGCGCGCCGGTGCGATCGTGCTTTTGACCGCGACGGCCCTCTCGCACATCATCTTCGGCTATGCCGCGTTCGTGTCGGTGGCGGTCATTACCCTGGTGGGGCCGGTCCGCCAGCGCAGCCATCGCGTGGTGCGCGCCGCCACGATCGTCTTGCCCTCGCTGCTGCTGCTGGCTTGGTTCGTGACTCCGATGCTGCTGACGGCGGGCGAGGTCAACCGCTCCCACTGGGATCCAAGTTGGAAGTTCGATTCTTTCGGTGCACGCGTGGTGTTGGCCCAACTCTTCTCAGGCCGCTTCTTGGATAACGATCGCTGGCCCGTGCTAACTCTGGCGCTGTTGTTGGGCCTGTTGGTGGCGCTCTATCAAATCGAACAGCCCCTGGCGCGCCGGCTGCTGGTTTTGGTTGTCCTGTGGCTAGGGCTCTTTTTCGGCCGCACGACCTGGGATGGCTTGATGGCGCTGGTGGGTTTGCCCGCTCAATTTCAGGTCAGCCGTTTCGAGGCGGTCTTCGAGCTGTTCGCGGTTTTGCTTATCGCCCACGGTTTGGCCACCCTCTTAGTGGCCGCGTCTGGCGCCGGCCGCTTGGTGCCCGTGGTAGCGGGGGTGGGCTTGGGTGCGATGCTACTGGCGATCGGGCAGGAGCGCGCGGCATTTCTCTCTCAAAGCGCGAATTGGGGCGAGCAAACTCTGGCCGCCTACGCTAGCCAGCGCGCCGATCTCGATGCTGCCCTAGGCGACATCAACCGCATCCTGGCCGTACGTCCGGGCCAGGTCTATGCCGGCAAGGCCGCCCAATGGGGTGGTAGTTTTCGAGTGGGGCAGGCCTGGATGTATTCCTTCCTTAGCCGGGCGCATCTGGATGATCTGAGTTTTCTCTATCACACCCTGCCGCTTTCTTCCGATCTGATGTACGCGCGTACCGACGGCCAGGCCGCCGATGACCGCCTGTACGCCCTGCGCGCGGCGCTGGCACCTATCACGCTGCCGCCCGCCGCCGATTGGCATGCGTATTCGATTCATGGGCCATTCGCCGTCTATCAGGTCTCGCCCGAGGGATATTTCGGCCTGGTCGATATAGTTGCCCGCTATCAAGGAGCCTTGGGCGCCGTATTGCATCAGGACAACGGCTGGCTGCATAGCGCGGCGATGCAAGCAGGTATCACCGTGACGCTAGGTCACGATGGCGAGCGCGCTCGGAAACAATTGTCCAACCTGCCGGCGCTCGGTGCGCTGGAGCCGATCCCTGCTCCGCTGGCCAGCCAGCTCCAGCCGCGCGGAACCATCTTGAGCGAGCACAAGCGCGATGAAGTCTATAGCGCGCGGGTGATTGCGAAACGGGCCTGCTACGCCATGCTCAAGATCACCTACTTTCCCGGTCTGCGCGCTCGGGTTGACGGACAGCCGGCGCCGATCCTGCGCGTGTTTCCCAACTTCTGCGCGGTCGCGCTTGCTCCCGGGGAGCATCGGATCGCTATCCGCTACGCGCCCGGTCCGCTCAAGCCCTTGCTTTTGCTGGCGGGGATCGTTGTGGCCGCGTGGATGATGTGCCGGATGGGCCAGCCTGACTGGGACGCTTTCGAGGAGCGGGCGGCAACCGCGCTGGCGTGGGGCAGGCAGCCCCTGCCGACAGCGGCGCCGCCGTCGCCGCGCAAAGCGCTCAAGCCCCAAGCGCGGCGCCGGCGTGCGCGCTAAGGTTTGCCCGGCCCGGCGATGCGCGCGGCGCCCAAACCGCTATCTCATCACAGCATGCTGCTGGCCAGCCGCGCGCCCTCGGCCAGTGAGGCCAGTTTGCGCCAGACGATCTCGGGAGCCACATGGGTGGCACCGGCGAAGGTCGCGAAGCCGCAGTCCACACCGCCAATCACACGCTCAGGCCCCACCAGTCGAGCCACATTGCACAATCGCTCGGCGACCAATTCAGGATGCTCGATGAAGTTGGTGGTGGAATCGAGCACGCCGGGAATCAAAATCTTGTCGTCGGGGAGCTTGATGTCGCGAAAGATTTTCCATTCGTGGGCGTGGCGAGGATTAGCCGCCTCGTAGGAGATCGCCGCCGGCCGCGCGGTGAACACCACGTCGATGATATCGGCCAGAGCGACGTCATAGTGATGGGGGCCGGGATAATTGCCCCAGCATAGATGCATCCGCATGCGTTGCGGCGAGATATTGGCGACCGCGCGATTGAGCGCTGCGACATTGACCTCGATTTGGCGGCGGAACTGTGACAGGTCGAGTTGGGCGAATTCGCCGTGGCGGCTCATCGCCAGATCGGGACAATCCAATTGCAAGATCAGTCCAGCTTCGACGATCGCTTCGTACTCGGGCTGCATCGCGTCGGCCAGCGCGAACAAGTAGGCCTCGCGGGTAGGATAGTAGCTATTGGGTAAAAAGACGGAAATCACCCCAGGTGAAGCCGCGGTCATGAAGGCTTGGTCGATCGAAGCTTCCGCCAGGGCACGCTTGAAGTTAGCGATGTCGCGGTGCACCTCGCTCAGGTCGCGATACGCAACCGGACCCGAGCAGGCCGGCCGGCGCAGGGTGGCCGAAGGACGGCTGCCCATGTAGCGAGCGAAGTCGGGAAAATCCGCTACGTCGGCAAGCTGGTTTGGTCCGGTGTGTACCTCGCCCTCGAAGCCAGTCAGGCGATCAGTGATATAGGTAGAGTAGCCTACTTTGCTCATCTCGCCGTCGCTCACCAGATCCACGCCGGCCTGTTGCTGGCGGCGTACCACCTCGCCCACCGCGCGTTGGACTTCCGCCTCCAGCCGCTCGCGATCGTAAGGCTGGCGCCCTTCTTTGGCCTTGAGCAATTCCACCAGGGACTCGGGTCGCGGCAGACTACCGGTATGGGTGGTCAGGATTTGTTTGCTAGGCATCGCATTCTCTCCTGCGCTTAGCCGGCCAGGCCGGGATTGAGCGCGCCATCAATCGCCAGATTGGTGCCGCTTACAAAGGACGCCCGCGGCGAGGCTAGAAAGGCTACCACGTCACCGACCTCTTCGGGCCGGCCCACCCGCCCCATCGGAGTGGCGCCACGGGCCTTGGGACCGTTGGGGTCGGCGAGGTCGGGCGATAACCAACGCAACCGGTCGGTTAGAATCGGGCCCGGATGAACCCCGACCACGCGCACCTGAGGCGCGCCCAGACGAGCCAAGGCCTTGGTGAAATTGGCCAAACCGGCATTGATCATGCCGCCGATGGTGTAATTAGCATCGAAGCGAAATGCGGCTACACCGATTATGTTGACGATCACGCCCTCGCCGCGTTGTTTGAGCAGCGGCATCACCGCGCGCGCCATCCGCACATAGCCTAGGGCTTTGAGATTCCAGTCCTCCAGCCAGGCTTGATCCTCCAACTTGAAGAAATCGCCGTTGCGCGCGCTGCCGGCGTTATTGACGAGGATGTCCACGCCGCCGAACCGTTGCTGGCAGGCGGCGACCACCCGTGCGGCGCTCTGCGGCTGCCCGAGATCAACCGCCAGCGCGGCTGTCTGCCCCGCACCGAGGGTCTTGGCGGCACCCAGAAAGTCATCCAGCGTACGCTGCTCGCGTCCGCACACCAGCACGCTGGCTCCTTCCGCCAGCAAGGCCAGAGCGATGGCGCGCCCGATCCCCTTGCTACCGCCGGTGACGATCGCGATCTTGCCTGCCAATCCCAAATCCATGTTTAGCGCTCCTTCGTTAACCACCTATGCGTCGTTAGCATAGCGCGCAGCGCGGCCGCCGCCCAACCGTGAGCTGGGTGTCGTGGACACTCGGCACCGGTGCGTACTACCATTGGCTAGCTTGCGGGGGTCGGTCAGCCCACCCCCTTTGAGACAGCCAGGCCTCAAGGAGAGTACGGCGATGTTGACCCGGGAAGAAAACGAGTTGTTGGTACGTGTGGGGCCGGCCACGCCGATGGGTGCGCTGCTGCGCGAGTATTGGATGCCGGCGGCGCGCTCGGAAAGTCTGCTCGCCGACGGCAAGCCTTTGCGTGTGAGGATCCTGGGTGAGAACTTCGTGGTGTTTCGGGCCACCGACGGTCGCGTTGGCTTGTTCGACGAAGGCTGCCCCCATCGCTGCACCTCGCTGGCGTTGGCCCGCAACGAGGACAACGCACTTACCTGCATCTTTCACGGCTGGAAAATCGACGTGTCGGGTAAAGTGGTGGAAGTTCCCTCCGAACCGCCCGAGCGGCGAGCGGAATTCGCCGCCAAAGTGCGGGTGCGCCATTATCCGGTGCGCGAAGCGGGAGGCGCAGTGTGGGTTTACCTGGGGCGCAACCAACAGCCGCCGCGCTTTTTCGATTTCGAATTCACCGCGCTACCCAGCACGCAGGTGGCTTGCTCCAAGGCGATCCTGCATTGCAACTGGCTGCAGGCGATCGAGACCACGATCGATTCCTCGCACCTAGGCGTGCTGCATGCCTCGTGGCTTAACCTGGGCAACAACGGCAACGCCATTGCCAGCGCCAACAACGGCCCGCATTACGATTATTTGCTGGCGCCCTACGGCTTTCGCGAAGCGGCGCTGCGCGACCTGCCCGACGGCAGCGTCTATCAGCGCATCCGCGAGGTGGTTGCGCCGTTCTACTCCTTTGTCCCCGCCCATTCCGAGCGCCCCCAATTGATGATCTGCGCGGTGCCGATCGACGATCAGTGGACCAACCTGTGGTACTGGGAATACGACCGCACACGCCCGCTGGCGGGGCAGTACCTGTTCTCGCGCGCCAATGCCGACAACTGGGATAATACCGCAGCTCGCCTGGGTTCTGCCGAGCAGGTCTGGGGTCAGGATCGCAAGGCGCTCAAGGAAGGGCATTGGACCGGCATGCCCTCGCTCACTTTCGAGGATTTTGTCGTCGCCGAGGCCCCCGGCCCGATCGCCGATCGCACACGCGAGTACCTGGGTTCCAGCGACAGCACGCCCATTCGTTTTCGCCGCATGATGCTTAACGCGGCCCGCGCCTTTGCTCGCGGTGAGCCGCCGCTTGGGCAGACCGAGCCGGTTGATTATGCCAAAATCCGCGCGGTTGCGCTGCGCGCGCCGCGCGAGTTGGATTGGCGCACGGTCGATCCGCTCCGGCCGCCGCAGTCCCTGCCGATGGGGCCGGGCTGAAAATTCCCCTCCGCGTGCCCGGCGCGCAAGGCAAAGACCGCGGTGTGCCCGACTCGCGGCGCGACGCTCGCACGATGGAGGCTTGGCCCGGTGCAGGGTTATTTCCAGGGCCGACCGAGCAACCCCGCGTCGTGGGCTGGCGCCGCGTGGCGGCGCTTCGAATAACAGCCTCTGGAGCGCGCCGTGACCCGTTCGATCGCTGATATCGCTTAGGGAATTATGGCCGTCCGGTAGGTCGGTGGCGTTGTCCGAATCATCGGGGCCCTAAACGTTTGAGGTGTTAGTCTCTTGGAACTCGGCTACTCCCGAAGTTACATGCACGGAGGAAACATGAATGGCTAGTGGGACGCATGAAGAGCGGGCGCAGCCGCCGGCTGCTCGCCGGGCGGGGCCAGCACCACTATCTGGCCGCTCATGTACGGCTGATGCATTGTGCAGTAGAAGGTAAACAACCCCTGCTGATGAAAAGTCAATGTCAGCTGGGTCTTTTTTAGCTGAGGCAACTCCTGGTGCAGCAACACCTGGCCGCTGCGGTCGGTAATCATGACGTCGTGTGGTTCGTTGGATTGCAAATTCCAGAAATTGAAAGTGGTCGGCTCGTCACGATAAACAAAGATGGTGCGCGGCGAGAAGCCATACAGTAGTCCGAATTTCGCCATCTCGCCGGCGTCGCTCTCGTTACCCGGCAAGGGCAGGGTCAGGATCACGATTTGATTGCGGGCATGGGCGGCCGAAGTGGCGCTGAGGATGCCGGATAGGGCGGCGCTGGGGCCATAGTCCTCGGCGCGGGTTAGTGGCGCGGGCGGCGCCAACACTAATGGCAGTAATAGAACAATCCCGACCCACACCCGCGCCGCCGGCCGTAAACCACGGCGCCGGCGTGAGCGCTCCCGACCGCCTCGCTTCATGATGCTTCCTTTGGGCGCTTGTCGCGGGAAAGCCCACACGACAGGTGCGCCCGTGTTACGGTTTTGGGACCTTATGGCAAATCCGGGTGCGGCCCGCAAAGCCTCTTTGTTATCCAACTTTGCGCCCTGCCGCCCGCCATCATATGATGGCAGCCATGGGTCCGGGGGTGGAGGCCGCGCGACATGAGCGGCGGTTGCTCCGCTGCGGGCCGTTTGTTAACCCGATAATACCTTG from Candidatus Binataceae bacterium includes:
- a CDS encoding acyl--CoA ligase, yielding MPERTILAELLADPTSKAPAIIDCASTLTISYRDLAQQIERLAGQLAAAGLSPGQRVSIVLPNGLEFLVVFLAVARAGLVAAPLNPAYKLDELLFFIEDAQARAIVGPRNNSALVEAAQRLEVPLWPTRIDPAGQVQIDELGGKRPVDRPAPNPTDMVLFLHTSGTTSRPKGVPLTHANVMRSINNIAAHYGLSPADRSLVVMPLFHVHGLIGATFSSLAAGGAVIVPPRFSAQQFWNLAQTYEATWYSAVPTIHQVLLLRAESDGAPAHSGFRFIRSCSSALAASTLAQLEARFAAPVLEAYGMTEAAHQVASNPLPPAVHKPGTVGVGGRVEVAIMDEAGNLLRSGEAGEVVIKGANVTSGYWNNPEANSTAFTNGWFRTGDRGTIDPQGYVTLIGRIKELINRGGEKISPLEIDAVLLEHPAVAEAASFGSPSELYGEEVAAAVVLKGEASAQELQNHCRGRLAEFKVPKTIYIVEALPKGPTGKVQRREMAAFVKR
- a CDS encoding cobalamin-independent methionine synthase II family protein; the encoded protein is MPSKQILTTHTGSLPRPESLVELLKAKEGRQPYDRERLEAEVQRAVGEVVRRQQQAGVDLVSDGEMSKVGYSTYITDRLTGFEGEVHTGPNQLADVADFPDFARYMGSRPSATLRRPACSGPVAYRDLSEVHRDIANFKRALAEASIDQAFMTAASPGVISVFLPNSYYPTREAYLFALADAMQPEYEAIVEAGLILQLDCPDLAMSRHGEFAQLDLSQFRRQIEVNVAALNRAVANISPQRMRMHLCWGNYPGPHHYDVALADIIDVVFTARPAAISYEAANPRHAHEWKIFRDIKLPDDKILIPGVLDSTTNFIEHPELVAERLCNVARLVGPERVIGGVDCGFATFAGATHVAPEIVWRKLASLAEGARLASSML
- a CDS encoding SDR family oxidoreductase, which codes for MDLGLAGKIAIVTGGSKGIGRAIALALLAEGASVLVCGREQRTLDDFLGAAKTLGAGQTAALAVDLGQPQSAARVVAACQQRFGGVDILVNNAGSARNGDFFKLEDQAWLEDWNLKALGYVRMARAVMPLLKQRGEGVIVNIIGVAAFRFDANYTIGGMINAGLANFTKALARLGAPQVRVVGVHPGPILTDRLRWLSPDLADPNGPKARGATPMGRVGRPEEVGDVVAFLASPRASFVSGTNLAIDGALNPGLAG
- a CDS encoding Rieske 2Fe-2S domain-containing protein; translation: MLTREENELLVRVGPATPMGALLREYWMPAARSESLLADGKPLRVRILGENFVVFRATDGRVGLFDEGCPHRCTSLALARNEDNALTCIFHGWKIDVSGKVVEVPSEPPERRAEFAAKVRVRHYPVREAGGAVWVYLGRNQQPPRFFDFEFTALPSTQVACSKAILHCNWLQAIETTIDSSHLGVLHASWLNLGNNGNAIASANNGPHYDYLLAPYGFREAALRDLPDGSVYQRIREVVAPFYSFVPAHSERPQLMICAVPIDDQWTNLWYWEYDRTRPLAGQYLFSRANADNWDNTAARLGSAEQVWGQDRKALKEGHWTGMPSLTFEDFVVAEAPGPIADRTREYLGSSDSTPIRFRRMMLNAARAFARGEPPLGQTEPVDYAKIRAVALRAPRELDWRTVDPLRPPQSLPMGPG
- a CDS encoding cupredoxin domain-containing protein, which gives rise to MKRGGRERSRRRRGLRPAARVWVGIVLLLPLVLAPPAPLTRAEDYGPSAALSGILSATSAAHARNQIVILTLPLPGNESDAGEMAKFGLLYGFSPRTIFVYRDEPTTFNFWNLQSNEPHDVMITDRSGQVLLHQELPQLKKTQLTLTFHQQGLFTFYCTMHQPYMSGQIVVLAPPGEQPAAAPALHASH